One Phoenix dactylifera cultivar Barhee BC4 chromosome 14, palm_55x_up_171113_PBpolish2nd_filt_p, whole genome shotgun sequence DNA window includes the following coding sequences:
- the LOC103701360 gene encoding RNA polymerase II transcriptional coactivator KIWI-like produces the protein MWKKGKKRNDEESAGGDSDGAPPSKKLAKAESDDDGIVVCEISKNRRVSVRSWQGKVVVDIREFYIKDGKQLPGRKGISLPLDQWKVLRDHIEEIDEAVKENS, from the exons ATgtggaagaaggggaagaagaggaacgacgAGGAGTCCGCCGGTGGGGACTCCGACGGAGCGCCACCGTCAAAGAAGCTCGCCAAGGCGGAATCCGATGACGATGGCATCGTCGTCTGTGAG ATATCGAAGAACAGGAGGGTTTCGGTGCGGAGCTGGCAGGGGAAGGTCGTGGTGGACATCAGAGAGTTCTACATCAAGGACGGGAAGCAACTCCCTGGAAGGAAAG GCATCTCGCTTCCCTTGGATCAG TGGAAAGTGCTGCGGGACCATATTGAGGAAATTGATGAGGCAGTAAAGGAAAATTCGTAG